A segment of the Kluyveromyces marxianus DMKU3-1042 DNA, complete genome, chromosome 5 genome:
CATTAATCACCACAAATGGTTTACGTAGAGCATCGATAGGAACATCCGGTAGCCATGACTTCAAATCATTTAAATAAGATTCAGATTGGAAAGCGCAATTTTTATTATACGACTTCCTATTTGGCAACCGACCTGAAGAAAATTCAGTCCTGATGATTTTCCATTGCTTCGTAAGAGCCCCCATATGGACAAGTCTTATTGCAACACCTTTGTGGTTGTTTTTGAGAAGAGcttccaatttttgaatGGCACCCTCGGCATTAAAATCATCTACTATAGTTACTGTGTGAATTGGTGAAGGTTTCTTTGATCCTGCATAAAATATCATCCTTTCACCAAGCTCTCCTAATGCAGCATTGTTAATTCTGGTAAAACTTTCATCAAGCATACGATTAGGTAAGTATTTTGTGTTTCTTATAGTCAAAGACCTATGATGAAGGATCTGTCTTACACTTAGATCATTTCTTTTAGCCATTGAACGaacttctcttttcaaatactCTATATCATCAAAGAGGATTCTTGATGTATGAATTTTCCATGCTTTCTGTTGGAAGGGTAAAATTACCCCATTcataacaacaacagtattagatattttgaatCTCTCTAAGAAATCGTTACATTGATCGGACTTTTCATCTGTAGTTTTGGTTATAATTTCAGGTTTACGAACAAGTTTTTTGAGGTAGGTTTTGACCTTTTTAAGAGATCCTGGTTTTGATTTAAGCTCGTATAGTTGGTTAACGGCATGATTTGAGCGTTGTGCTGAAAAAGGAATTAGACCTAATCTTACAGGGTATCCTGTTTTCATCTGCTCAAGAGCCTCGAGAAAAGCATTTACTGCACcatgttcttcaaaagattGTGGATCATCCAAATTAATAATGAAGATAAGTTCGTTCCAATTTTGCCTAATATTCGGGATTGGTTCAAAGTCTGAAGGTCCTAAGAATGCATCATTCTGATCAGGTAATTTTTCATACATCTTATCCTTTTCAAAGTcattaaaaaatattactGCCTCTGAAAACCCTGGAACACGATAAAAGTCGTACCTGTTcttatcaaagaaagatgTAAAAGAATAACCCACTGTTAGATATCTTAGAAACTTTTCCAAGTTAACGTCGCCAAAGTTTTGTaacttctctttcaaatcGTTAGTTTTAGTGTATTCTTCTGCAATGATTTTAGGAAGAGTTACTTCATCTAATTCAGTTAACCTCCATTGTTGTCCATTCACATATAAACCTAATAATTCGTGTGATATTTGTCTCTCTTTAAATTTATTGTAAAGGGCTTCGGCAGAAGCGGTATCAATATCAGATTTGGATGCAATTATAGGGGCTATAGCAGGGAAATTGCTAACTAATGTTTTGAAATACTCAAAGAACTTCTCAAAATCATTTAattcttcatatttttgaagcaaCAATGCAGTAAACTTAATATCCAACTTCTCTAATTGTTGctgattcaaaaactctAATTTAGCAACAGTTGGGAGCTTTTTCCCAGCAATatcaattttattttccaGTTTTACTTCCTTACCCCAAAGTGCCTCTGGGATTGTCTCTGAATAAGCGTATGTACTCTTTTCGCCAATAGCGCAGGTTGGTCTCCAAACCATTCTGATTTTGCCGAATTTTGCTTCATTAAACAAGTTACGGTTGAAATCATCAAACTCCAGGTCCGTTTCACAACCATAAAGTATCACAATAGGTGCACTACTGTTTGTACCAATAGTAATCTCATTTTCTGCTAACAATTCGAAATCACCCATCGCTGCTTGTGCCTCTAGCTCAGAAGTCttgaaatagaaagaatcaTCACTTTTAGAATATTTCTTGTGATTCAATATCAGACAGGTCTCATTATATTTCTCGTCATATGGTGCAAAGTCTTCATGTTCAGCAATAACATAGAGAAGATCTCTAATACTCTGCACCTGATTACTCGAATCTAAATCGGTAGATTTGTTTTCGTCGCCATCATCGATGAAATCATATTCTTCGTCAGCATCTTCCTCTCCAAATATTAGATCATGGTACAAGTTCATCCATTGCGTGTCACTTAGGGTCTCTCGACCTACAATTGAGGTTGAAAGCCATAGTTTGCTGACCCCAATCTCTAATCCACGCGTAGCATGTAGCAGAAAtagtattattactactacttgGGAGCAAAACTGCCTCATTGTATAGTATCAGCGCTTAGCAATTGAATCCAATGGAAGCTTCCTAATTACTTACTGAATAACAATGACGATCCTGAAGCACCTTTGTTGGTAGGCTTTCGTATGCATCAAATCTTTCCATGCTTTCCATATAGAATATAATCTTATTGTAGCTGTGCGAAGAGCGGCGTACAATAGAGTATTGAGAAAGGATAAATACTAAGTCACGTGTCAACATTTGACAAAgagctttcttttcctcccTCCATCAATTCTCGGACAAgtgtaaaaaaaatatattatcaAATTAAAGATTAACGAAGTTTACTTTCCCATTATTAAAAATTGGAATGGGAAAAGACCATAATCTTGTTCTTAAAGCGGCAAGTGAATTACTTTCTCCAAATATAAGAGCATCCCGAGTGTGAAAACATACTAAAGGAAATTGCTCGTAGGATTATTGATATAATCTGGTTTTTATTAGTGTTCTTTTTCGGTTTGTCTTTGTGAGTACACATAAAGACGTCTTTAGGAAAGGTGGTTCGCGTTCATTTGAGATTATTTTCTAGTTTTACGCCCAGAATGACTATTGGTGACAAGGCCAAATGGACGGCTACTAATGTCCGTTCCACATTTTTGGATTACTTCAAATCTAAAGGACATACTTTTGTGCCATCATCTCCTGTTATTCCATACGATGATCCAACTTTGTTGTTTGCCAATGCCGGTATGAACCAATATAAACCTATCTTTTTGGGTACTGTTGATCCTTCCAGTGATTTCTACAAGCTAAAAAGAGCTACCAACTCTCAAAAGTGTATCAGAGCTGGTGGTAAGCACAACGATTTAGAAGATGTTGGTAGAGATTCTTATCATCATACATTTTTCGAAATGTTGGGTAACTGGTCTTTCGGTGACtacttcaagaaggaaGCTATTGAATATTCTTGGGAGCTATTGACTAAAGTCTATGGTATTCCAGGTGACAGATTATATGTTACCTATTTCGAGGGTGATGAGAAGCTAGGCTTGGAACCTGACTTCGAAGCTCGCGACTTGTGGAAGGCTGTCGGTGTTGCGGATGATCACATTTTGCCAGGTAACGCCAAGGACAACTTCTGGGAGATGGGTGAACAAGGTCCATGTGGTCCATGTTCCGAAGTTCATTATGATAGAATCGGTGGTAGAAATGCATCTTCCCTTGTCAACCAAGATGACCCAGATGTGTTGGAAATCTGGAACAACGTGTTCATCCAATTCAACAGAGAACAAGACGGTTCTCTAAGACCTTTACCAGCTAAGCATGTTGATACTGGTATGGGTTTCGAAAGATTGGTCTCTGTGTTGCATGATGTTAGATCCAACTATGATACCGATGTTTTCGAGCCATTATTTAAGagaattcaagaaattacTGGTGTTAGACCTTACTCTGGTAAGTTTGGCGCTGAAGATGTAGATGGTATCGACACCGCTTATCGTGTGTTGGCTGATCACGTCCGTACCTTGACTTTTGCTTTGGCTGATGGTGGTGTTCCAAACAACGAAGGTAGAGGTTACGTCTTGAGAAGAATCTTGAGACGTGGTGCCCGTTACGCTAGAAAATACATGAATTACCCAATCGGTAACTTCTTCTCCCAATTATCTGTTACTTTGATTGAACAAGTTAAAGATATGTTCCCAGAAGTTGCTAAGGATCCATCTTACTTATTCGAGATCTtagatgaggaagaagctTCTTTCGCTAAGACTTTGGACCGTGGTGAAAAGCTATTCGAAAAGTATGCTGAAGaaacgatgaagaagagcgATAAGACTTTGGATGGTAAGCAAGTCTGGAGATTATATGATACTTATGGTTTCCCTGTTGATTTGACTGAATTAATGgcagaagaacaaggttTGAAAATTGACACTGAAGGATTTGAGAAGGCTAAGAAAGAATCTTATGAAGCTTCCAAGCAAGGTGGTAAGAAGGGTACTTCCAACCTTATTAAGTTAAATGTTCACGAATTGTCTCAACTTAACGAAAGCAATGTTCCTAAGACTGACgattctttcaaatatGGTACGGAGAACATTGAAGCTACCATCTTGAGAATCCATGATGGTGAAGCTTTCGTTGACTCTATGACTGAAGTTGGTAAACAATACGGTATCGTTTTGGACAAGACTTGTTTTTATGCTGAACAAGGTGGTCAAGAATATGACACTGGTAAAATCGTCATTGATGGTCAAGCCGAATTTAACGTCGAAAACGTACAGGTTTACAATGGTTATGTTTTCCATACTGGTATCTTGGGTGATGGTGAATTGTCTACTGGTGACAAGATCATTGCATCATACGAAGAACTACGTCGTCATCCATTGAGAAATAACCACACTGGTACACATATCTTGAATTTCGCACTAAAAGAAGTTTTAGGTAATGATGTTGATCAAAAGGGTTCTTTGGTTGCTCCAGAAAAGCTAAGATTTGATTTCTCACACAAGAGAGCTTTATCTTACGAAGAATTGGTGgatgttgaaaagatcacaaatgaaaagatcaaggaaAACTTAACTGTTTACTACAAGGATGTTGCTTTAGATTTGGCCAAAACCATCTCCTCCGTCCGTGCTGTTTTCGGTGAAACTTACCCAGATCCAGTCCGTGTTGTCTCCGTCGGTAAACCTGTTGACGAAATCTTAGAAAACCCATCTAGTGAAGAATGGTCTAAATACTCGGTTGAATTCTGCGGTGGTACACATGTATCCAAGACTGGTGATATCAAGGAATTTGTTATTGTCGAAGAAAGTGGTATCGCCAAGGGTATCAGAAGAATAGTTGCTGTATCTGGTCCAGAGGCTTATGAAGTTCAAAGAGTTGCTGTTGAATTTGACGGTGAATTAGATGCTGTTGACAAGTTGCCATTCTCCGCTCTTAAGGCCCAAAAGGTTAAGGAACTAGGTGTCAGATTAGGACAACTAAACATTTCTGTTATCTCAAAGACTGATTTGAAGGAGAAATTCAACAAGATTGAGAAGGAAGTGAAGGATGAAATGAAGGTTAGAGCCAAGAAGGAAATCAAACAAACCGTTGACGATGTTAAGCaatactttgaagaaaacaaagatgCTTCATTCTATGTAAAGCACATCGACATTCCAACTAACGCCAAGGCTATCACAGAAGCTATCAATCACATCAAGACCAATTTGAAGGATAAGTCCATCTATCTGTTCACTGGTAACGATGCTAACGGCAAGGTTGCTCATGGTTGTTACATTTCTGATGCTGCTATTTCAAAGGGTGTGGATGGGTCTAGCTTAGCTAAGAAAGTGTCTGCTAACATTGGTGGTAAAGCCGGTGGTAAGGGCAATGTATTC
Coding sequences within it:
- the KRE5 gene encoding Kre5p; the encoded protein is MRQFCSQVVVIILFLLHATRGLEIGVSKLWLSTSIVGRETLSDTQWMNLYHDLIFGEEDADEEYDFIDDGDENKSTDLDSSNQVQSIRDLLYVIAEHEDFAPYDEKYNETCLILNHKKYSKSDDSFYFKTSELEAQAAMGDFELLAENEITIGTNSSAPIVILYGCETDLEFDDFNRNLFNEAKFGKIRMVWRPTCAIGEKSTYAYSETIPEALWGKEVKLENKIDIAGKKLPTVAKLEFLNQQQLEKLDIKFTALLLQKYEELNDFEKFFEYFKTLVSNFPAIAPIIASKSDIDTASAEALYNKFKERQISHELLGLYVNGQQWRLTELDEVTLPKIIAEEYTKTNDLKEKLQNFGDVNLEKFLRYLTVGYSFTSFFDKNRYDFYRVPGFSEAVIFFNDFEKDKMYEKLPDQNDAFLGPSDFEPIPNIRQNWNELIFIINLDDPQSFEEHGAVNAFLEALEQMKTGYPVRLGLIPFSAQRSNHAVNQLYELKSKPGSLKKVKTYLKKLVRKPEIITKTTDEKSDQCNDFLERFKISNTVVVMNGVILPFQQKAWKIHTSRILFDDIEYLKREVRSMAKRNDLSVRQILHHRSLTIRNTKYLPNRMLDESFTRINNAALGELGERMIFYAGSKKPSPIHTVTIVDDFNAEGAIQKLEALLKNNHKGVAIRLVHMGALTKQWKIIRTEFSSGRLPNRKSYNKNCAFQSESYLNDLKSWLPDVPIDALRKPFVVINGKFFNTDQDLSSVELWHNILVQHSSKTLDTLNTLYRIGNLGSSEVDTSHIEELTASVIKYVYHSVLVFDNGIPYTTEASLPRVSLFELGDQMIKKAVEYPVVNITLLLDPAEERTQRLLYLTSLIKDLPFVKTEFALIPTSNLTMNPIYRFYNTSVETKKGRFESEIEHPHNFKADSDSIILEAHVFDENDEVSVNSVEGVPNVCIKLVDSEGNVIDKAISMTSFGYTQLSIPHFMRGMTIQSCDSEYTVTSFSTAGTSNYIESKQIDVTNTLPTKVYVKVKKTTNESAVLDDSKVNIMMVIHDGQESLAVAKIAKIKKESQDKMKFYILAKNPKLLAKMIPKSTDYELLNYAWPLWLRPQRFSEQELEAKSILLLDTILPKSIQKLVFISLKDDSLDNISLNDLSKYSEGVFYLREAKTEHDSYWKSGYWKTYLEKYDLPFYNLSASYVVNMQQLRRLDAASTLRLHYHLLSKSFTSLMNFKSDLLNSIQLKIPIISLNSVSKQGNAQGLEHDEL
- the ALA1 gene encoding alanine--tRNA ligase, with product MTIGDKAKWTATNVRSTFLDYFKSKGHTFVPSSPVIPYDDPTLLFANAGMNQYKPIFLGTVDPSSDFYKLKRATNSQKCIRAGGKHNDLEDVGRDSYHHTFFEMLGNWSFGDYFKKEAIEYSWELLTKVYGIPGDRLYVTYFEGDEKLGLEPDFEARDLWKAVGVADDHILPGNAKDNFWEMGEQGPCGPCSEVHYDRIGGRNASSLVNQDDPDVLEIWNNVFIQFNREQDGSLRPLPAKHVDTGMGFERLVSVLHDVRSNYDTDVFEPLFKRIQEITGVRPYSGKFGAEDVDGIDTAYRVLADHVRTLTFALADGGVPNNEGRGYVLRRILRRGARYARKYMNYPIGNFFSQLSVTLIEQVKDMFPEVAKDPSYLFEILDEEEASFAKTLDRGEKLFEKYAEETMKKSDKTLDGKQVWRLYDTYGFPVDLTELMAEEQGLKIDTEGFEKAKKESYEASKQGGKKGTSNLIKLNVHELSQLNESNVPKTDDSFKYGTENIEATILRIHDGEAFVDSMTEVGKQYGIVLDKTCFYAEQGGQEYDTGKIVIDGQAEFNVENVQVYNGYVFHTGILGDGELSTGDKIIASYEELRRHPLRNNHTGTHILNFALKEVLGNDVDQKGSLVAPEKLRFDFSHKRALSYEELVDVEKITNEKIKENLTVYYKDVALDLAKTISSVRAVFGETYPDPVRVVSVGKPVDEILENPSSEEWSKYSVEFCGGTHVSKTGDIKEFVIVEESGIAKGIRRIVAVSGPEAYEVQRVAVEFDGELDAVDKLPFSALKAQKVKELGVRLGQLNISVISKTDLKEKFNKIEKEVKDEMKVRAKKEIKQTVDDVKQYFEENKDASFYVKHIDIPTNAKAITEAINHIKTNLKDKSIYLFTGNDANGKVAHGCYISDAAISKGVDGSSLAKKVSANIGGKAGGKGNVFQGMGDKPSSIDSAISEVSDLLKEKLTI